The region ataaacattCTTACCCACAAAGGTCCGACACAGAAGTTTTCAAGAACCATGCTTATCGTCAGAAATGTGTTGTTGTCTTGATACCGCCCATCACACGAACGTAACAGTTCACGACCGTGACCAAGTTCTAGTACAAGTCATGTGACAGTTGACCTTTCAACCCGATTTCAACTACAATGTCTATCGTATGTTCCGCAATCCCTACATTGAGCATCTGCTATGGCCGTCTTCTCAATCAATCACACACTCTCCCTTTCCTACACTCTTCCCTTTCCTGAAAATGACAggctagctgcaataattgtagcgtcttgttgcggttttgtgggttttttcgtctgttttggtgaacagacgaaaaaacccacaaaaccgcaacaagacgctacaattattgcagctaatgaCAGGCTAGTACTATCAACGTGCgctttttttatttgtttttatcacttgCAGTCACTATACGATTTATGACGAATTCATCCCGGAtttctcacagtcctcgaagcttcgcataaatagctaagaCTTGAGAagttgggttgttttgtatgtatctactgcataattgtactcgtatactagtatcccagtatccctgtactgtgcgccctcatcgatcacatagggctaaccttttgttgatgtgttaggtgtttggtgctgtcttgtaaagtttagaaattattgtctgaaagggtctgaatagtctcaaaattgacattgggtgtaaatgtgtcatttatTGTAATTGCCGTCTGTCTAGGGATGACCTCAGTATTGACCTCTTTATTTAGAGTATAAACCTCCAGGGCtgctaggacccccccccccctccacatgaggtgtacacatcccagtctcaagctcatccccctacctcttactgtcaagatgctatcaaattatatttcaaaaatatttcaaccctatgtagttgctttttacatgttggtgctgtcttgtaaagcttggaaattattttctgaaaatgtctgaatagtctcaatattgactttcagagttaaaaacctcctgggcttctagggggagatcccctaggaccccccataagagatgtacatattcccttctcaagctttcccctatctgtaaaaccaaaaaacaggctgacctatcacttaattctaaaacatgatgactccccccccccccccccccccaatataatattcacatgacaggtattttttgatcgtgacacAGTGTGGACTGCTCGattgtcttgcatctactttagaagatcctgggttagcactatcataattataattattgactacacagggtaaatatattccaaaaggagtttaatagcaccTTTGGCATTGGaaggtaggggggggggggttagtgaCTTTTtatcggcccgatttaagaatccaccgccccgccccccaggctggagaaactgaccggtccctaagaatgcatacttcaatttcaatataattcagtacatacgttgaccataacaatcgcataagtcctgtaaagcttgttgatgtacctttcagtgttaatgaataatttgcataattaatgattcttggtaattaggctatatcttacgactgcatacttcaatctcaatacaattcagtacatacattaaccataacaaagtgtacgtcctataaagttagttgatgtaccttacagtgttaatgaataatttgcataattaatgagtttcggtaattaggctatatcgtaagactgcatatttcaatttcaatacaatttacttcatacattaaacataacaaagtttatacgccctataaagtttgttgatgtaccttaaagtgttaataactaatttgcatgattaatgattttcggtaattaggaagccttcagtatttacaaggggagggccagaggaaatcacacatggtctgttaagaaaaacatgaccctccctccattctccattcgtaaaaagtgaccctcccctttgtcccattttgtaaaacatgaccctccccatgacatttgcatatactggacgttaatcaatattcccattatatgtatacatacaaattaaatgattttgactctgtattagaaagcaatatttgtgcATATACTACCATTGCGCGCAGGAGTTATATAAAATCGGCTGTGATCAGAACGAAAAAAAGTCTAGttcttatcactatcaaactgacaaacattgatacaaaaacaacaggttcatgcacatacatgtacttgtctgtggttcacgtGCACGCGACtctttttatcagtttgtctgcgtcaaccgcgacttcagccgcgtacataTACgtgtgtacaccgtcacgttaattatgaccgcatgtatgatgtattatacatgatgtagtacgtaggacacgatccatgtgcaacgggtaaaggtagttaatctaaaacaactaaagtttgttgcataaataacaattacattcattattgtgaaactggccagaattgaaataagatggtacactatactgtgagcgcgagcaaaatagctttaggaacaaaaacgtgaggaaaagtgaacgcgtatttccaatgggccagtcaggtactacttctagtacgagcgcacatgttgacgtcgacctgctgtacatgtattacatacgtagacatgttgttctcaacttttcatgatacatgtgtagtcagaccactaaaagaatgtatactacacgatgaagtaaactgaatctttacaacagcAAAGGTTGAAGTTGTGTCCTTTACAATTATTTGGTGTTATCTTTTCATCTTTTGGTGCCTGGTTTCTGCCACAACATAACATTGCTAGTAGTCAAGCATCTAAATGCCTTTTTGGATTGAACAAATGTCTAAGTCGTTACAAGAATTTAACGCTTGATAATGTTATTTGCTGTTAAATTTTACCTATCTTACTGTATGGCAGTGAGATATGGGGATTTCATGGAACAACGGATATTGACCATATCCAATGGATTGTGTAGATTCTCCATACAAGTAGGCAACAAAGCCTCTAAGTTTGGCTGTACGTGAGGAAACAGGGTGCTATAAATtgaaagtaaacatttttagaCGTGTTGTTAACGGGCTGCACATTAACATTAGACCACAGTAGATATAGTTATCAATGCTAGCGCTATCAATACCAATTCGGTAAATCTGAAAACAATGCAACCTACCGTGTTGGGTAACCTCAGTCAAAAATTTGTTTGGGTGGGAGACGAACGTGTATTTCTTAATGTATTTTCACAACGTTGTAAGGATATTGACGTACAGAAATGGGCAACCAATACAAGACAGAGTCCAAaacttataaattattattcatttaagACATCCCTTGGCATGGAGAGCTATTTATCAAATATACAGTGGCCATATGCATAGTACTGAATAaaggattgattgattggaacgtacattcatgataccaggGTGCACATGCGTCTAATGCACTCTTGAAATTCAATAAAGTTTCAACTTGGTCCAAAtgatacttcaaacataactaatcgcatatattctgttgtattccaacaattattgtgtgtaagAACGCAAATCTAAAGGCTTTGCCCTTATGgatggcattcagtttaaatctggtactTGGACCGTCGTATGCGGATCTTTAATGAATTGAATaggcatatatttacatattggtaTTGTAACAGGTGTAAGCTCGTGAACCATATAAATACCGGACAACGCGTGATCACCGTGCCACACCTATATGAACGTCAATCCAAGAGAGAAAGACAGATCCAAGGTGGGTTCAGATAACTTTCTTTACCTGGTTTGTGAAATTATGGTAGGCCATAGTCAACTTCATAGAACGTTGTCATAAAATCAGTTTGTACCCGTCTTCATTTCCCCAGTCCTTTATGTCGTAAACGTGTCAGACGGTGGAGAGTCGATTCCGTAAGGGTCTGATGCCCAGCTCAAGTTGCTGTAAAACTTGTGTAACGCCCATTACCATTATCTGCTTTATTCCCAACCCATTGTCGCTAAATAGTTCTTTTTTTCGTTGAATTTGCCACCAAGTGACCACAGTATACAACATGAAGACGTTCACTATTTGGCGGCAACGATTTAAAttttgcatacctgcatgcactTGAATCTCTGCAAATGTTGTTGAATTCCATTCAGTTTTCTTACCACGCCTAATTTGATAGTGTCCTCCAATATaacaattgtatttattttttgtcttgtgttttttacttttacagtttggaaatattaattttagAAACCATGCCACCCAAAGGACAGTCCAAAGGTAAAGGTGAAAAGAAATCCGGCAAAGCCAGGCCTGCAACTCTCGGTGGTACTCACGAAaagaaaaggaagaaaaaaCGTGCTGAAAGTTACACAACCTATATTTACAAAGTCATGAAACAGGTGAGCATTCACTCGACAAGACCCGGCGCGGCCTTGCCCAGCACTCAGTACTGTACCAGACAATTGTGTATGCAAGCACACCACGTGTCCACATTGCTTATTATGTTACCTCCGTTTTTGAATCTCAAACTTTTCTTCATTAATAATTTAGAGAAAGTAAATCAGATTCATAATCGTTGTGAGGACGGGGAGTTTTGTCAACAACTCTTTTTGAATTCGTATATCGTTCATAATATATTCGAAGCGGTGTTTGACTCTGAACTTGTGGATGTCATTTTACTATCATTGGTATACCGTGTTACTTTCATGTCATCCAAAGAAAGAAATACTCGGCAACTTTTGGCCCGGGTGACATTTACAACTTGTACTATGAATCATGACTGTTTTAGTAGCTTCAAAGACGCGTCGACTAATAGTTTTCAGTGAACACCTGTTCagctagctgcaataattgtagcgtttgctgtgattttgagggatTTTTCTGCTGTTTTGTGGTTTTTGTCGTTCCGATGTTCAACTGGAAGCAAACGATACAATTCCTTTATGTAACGAaaacgcaaatagacgagatTACGCTGAAAACGTGGGCGACATGTCGGCGTActgcccgtttcaaaatgcATGCGTTGCTacttttgccgattttgacggtattgggtacctctgaacattcttgagtcttgaaggctccgtaattaatgttgtagttaggaaatgtccgattTTTTGGCAGGTACGGCGTAATTTTCCAGAAAAATCCACcgaactttgcgattcagatctcaATCACTTCTACCGTTTGCTTCcagttacatgtaaacatcggaacgaCAAAAAGCACAAACAGCAGAAAAATGACAGCAAACATAATAAGTTTATTCACCAATATCataataatacaaattaatctttaaaaagatacacatacggaataaatggcaaaagggatcaagaaatagcaaagctagtcaagcTTGTATCCCCTTAGTGATTAACAAGCACACTCGCACTTGTAGGTGTATATTTGATGTTCAAGATTGCCATAGAAACTATAACAAATAAGAAACCTAACAAAATGACAAGGCACAACAATCAACAGTGGAACAGTAAAATTGAAACACATACAATCACCACagtcaaacgctacaattactGCAGCTACTGTTCAACCAGTGTTGGACATGTCTAATTGGTTGGCATAGTAAACTTTTAACAAATTAAATTCCCCACAGGCTACAAACAGTTAGTGCTTACACAAGTACTTTGTATAGACAGTCATTTTGACCTAgcttcaaaaacaaaacattctatttaTAAAAGGGGGTTCCCAGTCCAACTTAGTGCAGAATAAGTGTATtttataattgtacatgtttcattgctatttgtacttgttttggattttattgtttcatttttctATCCATTTGCAAGGTCCACCCAGATGTCGGAATCTCAAGTAAGGCAATGAACATCATGAACAGCTTTGTCAATGACATATTTGAGCGTATTGCCTCGGAAGCTGCAAGGCTTGCACAGATAAACAAAAGGTCTACCATCACGAGTCGAGAAATCCAGACTGCAGTACGTCTGTTGCTGCCCGGTGAACTTGCAAAGCATGCCGTTAGCGAAGGCACAAAAGCAGTTACCAAATACACTAGCAGTAAATGAACTTGAACAATAACGTTGGATTCTAATCTTTTTCTTGACAATCTCGACCTTGACATTCAGAGTGCTTTATTGGTGTGGCATACTTACACTTAAAGTTTCGTGTCGTTACTTTGATGTTTTCGAATTTTGTATAAAGTGTGTTTTAGTgtgatttatttcaataaacctCAATAAATTTTGTTAAATGATGAAactgttttatgttttattacTAAACTTTGAATGCGTCTCGAGGATGTGGCCAGGGCTGAGGTTTCACGCCGGCAAGGATTCCTGGTAACTTTTAGGGTAGTCCAAACTTGCATGATATATTTACAAAGATGATGTAGCAGGATTGTATTTCTAAAAATATAGCAGAATTTAACTGACAAGTTGACGTTCCGTCGACTCCGTAATGGTTAATGAACAAAAATTATGTGGACAGATTTAAAGGGACAGTAGTTGTATCTTTTGATGACagtatgttttgttctgtttatcgactacagtttttagtttcttgttctactccatAACGCACATGGAAACACTCCCGTGTTGGCAAA is a window of Glandiceps talaboti chromosome 5, keGlaTala1.1, whole genome shotgun sequence DNA encoding:
- the LOC144435947 gene encoding histone H2B, gonadal-like, which codes for MPPKGQSKGKGEKKSGKARPATLGGTHEKKRKKKRAESYTTYIYKVMKQVHPDVGISSKAMNIMNSFVNDIFERIASEAARLAQINKRSTITSREIQTAVRLLLPGELAKHAVSEGTKAVTKYTSSK